One genomic segment of Caldimonas brevitalea includes these proteins:
- a CDS encoding serine hydrolase domain-containing protein gives MQTHSPTDATTLDRVKHGLALCTVCAGALLGGCASPGGSAPDSRPLNGPALQRLDQVVSQDIQKGRLPGAVVLLWRDGRVVHQAALGKRNPELEQPMTADTIFRIYSMTKPIVSVAVMMLVEEGKVQLGDPIERHLPEFKNLSLGIEKKDAAGNAVIERVPSPRLPTVQDLLRHTAGLTYGVFGSSAIKTEYLKAGVEHGKLNNTEFSRRLATLPLAYAPGTTWEYSRATDVLGALIERVSGQTLGEHLQQRIFTPLKMTDTGFHLPADKHARLAEPFKLDPDTKQPVRLLDATRPPVFESGGGGLVSTASDYLTFARMLLNGGEVDGVRLLSRKTVELMTSDHLGTDVILKSQVPGATTGYLPGDGYGFGLGFGVRVTAGEASNAGSIGDYSWGGLGGTYFWVDPRERLIAIWMMQAPGQRDHYRSLFKNLVYAAF, from the coding sequence TTGCAAACCCACTCCCCAACGGATGCGACCACGCTCGACCGCGTGAAACACGGCCTGGCCTTGTGCACGGTATGCGCCGGTGCGCTGCTCGGGGGTTGCGCCAGCCCCGGCGGCTCCGCTCCCGACAGCCGCCCGCTGAACGGGCCCGCGTTGCAGCGCCTCGACCAGGTGGTGTCGCAAGACATCCAGAAGGGCCGCCTGCCCGGCGCCGTCGTGCTGCTGTGGCGAGACGGGCGTGTGGTGCACCAGGCCGCGCTCGGCAAGCGCAATCCCGAGCTCGAGCAGCCGATGACGGCCGACACCATCTTCCGCATCTACTCGATGACCAAGCCCATCGTGTCGGTCGCGGTGATGATGCTGGTCGAGGAGGGCAAGGTGCAGCTCGGTGACCCGATCGAACGCCACCTGCCCGAGTTCAAGAACCTGAGCCTGGGCATCGAGAAAAAGGACGCCGCCGGCAACGCAGTGATCGAACGCGTGCCGTCGCCGCGCCTGCCCACCGTGCAGGACCTGCTGCGCCATACCGCCGGCCTGACCTACGGCGTGTTCGGCAGCTCGGCCATCAAGACCGAGTACCTGAAGGCCGGCGTCGAGCACGGCAAGCTGAACAACACCGAGTTCTCGCGCCGCCTCGCCACCCTGCCGTTGGCCTACGCACCCGGCACCACCTGGGAATACAGCCGCGCCACCGACGTACTGGGCGCGCTGATCGAGCGGGTCAGCGGACAGACCCTCGGCGAGCACCTGCAGCAGCGCATCTTCACGCCCTTGAAGATGACCGACACGGGCTTCCACCTGCCCGCCGACAAGCACGCACGCCTGGCCGAACCCTTCAAGCTCGACCCCGACACCAAGCAGCCGGTGCGTTTGCTCGACGCGACCCGCCCGCCGGTGTTCGAGTCGGGCGGCGGCGGCCTGGTGTCGACCGCGAGCGACTACCTGACCTTCGCGCGGATGCTGCTCAACGGTGGCGAGGTGGACGGCGTGCGGCTGCTGTCACGCAAGACGGTCGAGTTGATGACGAGCGACCACCTCGGCACCGATGTGATCCTGAAGAGCCAGGTGCCGGGCGCCACCACCGGCTACCTGCCCGGCGACGGCTACGGCTTCGGGCTCGGCTTCGGTGTGCGGGTGACGGCCGGCGAGGCGTCCAACGCGGGGTCGATCGGCGATTACAGCTGGGGCGGCCTCGGCGGCACGTATTTCTGGGTCGATCCGCGCGAGCGGCTGATCGCGATCTGGATGATGCAGGCGCCGGGCCAGCGCGACCATTACCGCAGCCTGTTCAAGAACCTCGTCTACGCGGCCTTCTGA
- a CDS encoding bifunctional 4-hydroxy-2-oxoglutarate aldolase/2-dehydro-3-deoxy-phosphogluconate aldolase gives MNTLELAAHGPVIPVIVIDRLEDAVPLAEALVAGGVKVLEVTLRTPVALQCMEAIARSVPDAIVGAGTVRNGVDAKAVREAGCHFAVSPGYTPEIGRACQDLGLPLLPGVATASEVMTANADGYHFLKFFPATAAGGIPLLKAFSGPFPDVAFCPTGGITVETAPQFLALPNVKVCGGSWLTPSEVVKARDWAAITRLAQQASALRR, from the coding sequence ATGAACACGCTGGAACTGGCCGCGCACGGCCCCGTCATCCCCGTCATCGTCATCGACCGGCTCGAAGACGCCGTGCCGCTCGCCGAAGCTTTGGTGGCCGGCGGCGTCAAGGTGCTCGAAGTGACCCTGCGCACGCCGGTCGCGCTGCAGTGTATGGAGGCCATCGCCCGCTCGGTGCCGGACGCCATCGTCGGCGCCGGCACGGTGCGCAACGGCGTCGATGCGAAGGCAGTGCGCGAAGCGGGTTGCCATTTTGCGGTCAGCCCGGGCTACACGCCGGAGATCGGCCGCGCCTGCCAGGACCTCGGCCTGCCGCTGCTGCCCGGCGTGGCGACCGCCAGCGAAGTGATGACGGCCAACGCCGACGGCTATCACTTCCTCAAGTTCTTCCCGGCCACCGCGGCCGGTGGCATCCCCTTGCTGAAGGCGTTCTCGGGGCCTTTTCCCGACGTGGCGTTCTGCCCGACCGGCGGCATCACGGTCGAGACGGCACCGCAGTTCCTCGCGCTGCCCAACGTCAAGGTCTGTGGCGGCTCGTGGCTGACGCCGTCGGAGGTCGTGAAGGCGCGCGACTGGGCCGCGATCACGCGGCTGGCGCAGCAAGCGTCGGCGCTGCGCCGCTGA
- the gloA gene encoding lactoylglutathione lyase gives MRLLHTMLRVGDLQRSIDFYTRVMGMQLLRTTDRPEQQYSLAFVGYGRNPDHAEIELTYNYGVDRYDLGTAYGHLAIEVPDAYAACEKIKANGGQVTREAGPVKGGSTVIAFVTDPDGYKIELIERRPS, from the coding sequence ATGAGACTCCTCCACACCATGCTGCGCGTCGGCGACCTGCAGCGCTCGATCGACTTCTACACCCGCGTGATGGGCATGCAGCTGCTGCGCACCACCGACCGTCCCGAGCAGCAATATTCGCTCGCTTTCGTCGGCTACGGGCGCAACCCGGACCATGCCGAGATCGAGCTGACCTACAACTACGGCGTCGACCGCTACGATCTGGGCACCGCCTACGGCCATCTGGCCATCGAAGTGCCCGATGCCTATGCCGCGTGCGAAAAGATCAAAGCCAACGGCGGGCAGGTGACGCGCGAAGCCGGCCCGGTGAAAGGCGGCAGCACCGTGATCGCCTTCGTCACCGACCCGGACGGCTACAAGATCGAGTTGATCGAACGCCGGCCGAGCTGA
- a CDS encoding nucleotidyltransferase family protein — protein MKAVPVVVVLAAGAGTRFTGHPHKLTQPFANSTVLGTTLAQVKAAGMPLVVVTTPPLQDTLTLWVAREDVVVVPEAPRLRAGAPSPLGMGYSIAAGVRARGDAPGWMVLPGDMPLVQPGTLRAVVEGLTHHPIAYAQYRGRRGHPVAFAAELFSELATLTGDVGARRIVARYPSLAVDVHDPGVLMDLDTEDDLQRLREMEPGRPHSPPQPEGRATPA, from the coding sequence ATGAAAGCCGTACCGGTGGTGGTCGTCCTCGCAGCCGGGGCTGGCACGCGATTCACAGGGCATCCCCACAAGCTGACTCAACCGTTCGCGAACTCGACCGTGCTCGGCACCACGCTGGCGCAGGTGAAGGCGGCCGGTATGCCCCTGGTGGTGGTCACCACGCCGCCATTGCAAGACACGTTGACCCTATGGGTCGCCCGCGAGGATGTGGTGGTGGTGCCCGAGGCGCCGCGCCTGCGCGCCGGGGCGCCCTCACCGCTGGGCATGGGCTACTCGATCGCTGCGGGTGTCAGGGCCCGCGGTGATGCACCCGGCTGGATGGTGCTGCCGGGCGATATGCCGCTGGTGCAGCCGGGCACCTTGCGTGCCGTGGTCGAGGGGCTCACGCACCATCCGATCGCCTATGCGCAGTACCGGGGGCGACGCGGTCACCCGGTCGCGTTCGCGGCGGAGTTGTTTTCAGAACTGGCCACGCTGACCGGCGACGTCGGCGCACGCCGCATCGTCGCGCGCTACCCGAGCCTGGCGGTCGACGTGCACGACCCGGGCGTGCTGATGGACCTCGACACCGAGGACGACCTGCAGCGCCTACGCGAAATGGAGCCGGGCCGGCCGCACAGCCCGCCACAGCCCGAAGGCCGGGCGACGCCGGCCTGA
- a CDS encoding PaaI family thioesterase, with protein sequence MNTTVTPTAPTSAAATSATDQLAAWQSREAEVRARLMDPGLSRLDQLQGKTGLEVFQAMLAGELPPPPISRTLDYLIVEAERGRVVFQGRPLFRHYNPLGTVHGGWIATLLDSAVACAVHSTLPLGKTYTTVELKLNYVKALTEKVPLVRAEGRVIHTGNRMGTAEGRLTGPDGTLYAHASTTCFILDLPAQATPR encoded by the coding sequence ATGAACACGACCGTCACGCCCACCGCCCCCACGTCTGCCGCTGCCACCTCCGCCACCGACCAGCTGGCGGCCTGGCAAAGCCGCGAAGCCGAAGTGCGCGCCCGGCTGATGGACCCCGGACTGAGCCGCCTCGACCAACTGCAAGGCAAGACGGGCCTGGAGGTGTTCCAGGCGATGCTGGCTGGCGAACTGCCGCCGCCGCCGATCAGCCGCACGCTCGACTATCTGATTGTCGAGGCAGAGCGCGGCCGTGTCGTGTTCCAGGGCCGCCCGCTGTTCCGGCACTACAACCCGCTGGGCACCGTGCACGGCGGCTGGATCGCCACCTTGCTCGATTCGGCCGTGGCCTGCGCGGTGCACTCCACCCTGCCCCTGGGCAAGACCTACACCACCGTGGAGCTGAAGCTGAACTACGTGAAAGCCTTGACCGAGAAGGTGCCGCTGGTGCGCGCCGAAGGCCGCGTGATCCACACAGGGAACCGCATGGGCACCGCCGAAGGACGTTTGACCGGCCCCGACGGGACGCTTTACGCCCATGCGTCGACCACCTGCTTTATCCTCGATCTTCCCGCCCAGGCCACACCACGATGA
- the edd gene encoding phosphogluconate dehydratase, whose translation MNPVIVEVTERIRERSAPTRRAYLERVALAANRPRGSDRMGCANVAHAFAALPDQAKFRVVAERAPNIGIVTAYNDMLSAHHPYENYPALIRDEAQKQGATAQVAGGVPAMCDGVTQGLPGMELSLFSRDTIAMGTAVALSHDVFDAALLLGICDKIVPGLLIGALHFGHLPCVFVPAGPMSSGLSNSDKAKVREQFAQGLVGRDKLLEAESQAYHGPGTCTFYGTANSNQMLMEAMGLHVPGAAFVHPHAELREELTREAVRTALRNVKARRFTPIGELVDERVIVNAMAALLATGGSTNHLIHWVAVARAAGILIDWDDFSDLSAVVPLLSRVYPNGAADVNQFQAAGGPGFVIRELVEHGYMHADVLTVVEGGLKEYGRLPVKSEGRLMWHDLPARSGDEAVVRTATAPFSPQGGLKLLKGNLGRSVIKVSAVPEERHIIEAPALVFDSQDGLQQAFQAGELERDFVAVVRFQGPRANGMPELHKLTPPLAVLQGKGHCVALVTDGRMSGASGKVPAAIHVSPEVLAGGPLGKVRDGDLIRLDAVAGTLDALVDPAEWAAREVTVMPPALAEVHAHGLGRELFAGMRRNVLTAEEGACTWL comes from the coding sequence ATGAATCCCGTAATCGTCGAAGTGACCGAGCGCATACGCGAGCGCAGTGCGCCCACCCGCCGCGCCTATCTCGAGCGCGTCGCGCTCGCGGCCAACCGGCCGCGCGGGTCCGACCGCATGGGCTGCGCCAACGTCGCGCATGCCTTTGCGGCACTGCCCGATCAGGCGAAGTTCCGTGTTGTGGCCGAGCGCGCGCCCAACATCGGCATCGTCACCGCCTACAACGACATGTTGTCGGCCCACCACCCCTATGAAAACTATCCGGCGCTGATCCGCGACGAGGCGCAGAAGCAGGGCGCCACCGCGCAGGTGGCGGGCGGTGTGCCGGCGATGTGCGACGGTGTCACGCAGGGCCTGCCCGGCATGGAGCTGAGCCTGTTCTCGCGCGACACGATCGCGATGGGCACCGCCGTCGCGCTGTCGCACGATGTGTTCGATGCGGCATTGCTGCTCGGCATTTGCGACAAGATCGTGCCCGGCCTGTTGATCGGTGCCTTGCACTTCGGCCACCTGCCTTGCGTGTTCGTGCCCGCCGGGCCGATGTCGTCGGGGCTGTCCAACAGCGACAAGGCCAAGGTGCGGGAACAGTTTGCGCAAGGCCTGGTGGGCCGCGACAAATTGCTCGAGGCCGAGTCGCAGGCCTACCATGGCCCGGGCACCTGCACCTTCTACGGCACCGCGAACAGCAACCAGATGCTGATGGAGGCCATGGGCCTGCATGTGCCGGGCGCCGCCTTCGTGCACCCGCATGCCGAGCTGCGTGAGGAATTGACCCGCGAGGCCGTGCGCACCGCGCTGCGCAATGTCAAGGCGCGCCGCTTCACGCCGATCGGCGAGTTGGTCGACGAGCGTGTGATCGTCAATGCGATGGCCGCGCTGCTCGCCACTGGCGGCTCGACCAACCATTTGATCCACTGGGTGGCGGTGGCGCGCGCGGCCGGCATCCTGATCGACTGGGACGACTTCTCCGACCTGTCCGCCGTGGTGCCGCTGCTCAGCCGCGTCTACCCGAACGGCGCGGCCGACGTGAACCAGTTCCAGGCCGCCGGCGGCCCCGGCTTCGTGATCCGCGAGTTGGTCGAGCATGGCTACATGCACGCCGATGTGCTCACCGTGGTCGAGGGCGGGCTGAAGGAATACGGGCGCCTGCCGGTCAAGAGCGAGGGCCGTTTGATGTGGCACGACCTGCCGGCGCGCAGCGGCGACGAGGCCGTCGTGCGCACCGCGACGGCGCCCTTCAGCCCGCAGGGCGGGCTGAAGCTGTTGAAGGGCAACCTGGGGCGCTCAGTGATCAAGGTCTCGGCCGTGCCCGAAGAGCGGCACATCATCGAAGCACCGGCGCTGGTGTTCGACAGCCAGGACGGCTTGCAACAGGCCTTCCAGGCCGGTGAGCTCGAGCGTGACTTCGTCGCGGTGGTGCGCTTCCAGGGGCCGCGCGCCAACGGCATGCCCGAGTTGCACAAGCTGACGCCGCCGCTGGCCGTGCTGCAGGGCAAGGGCCACTGCGTCGCCCTGGTGACCGACGGCCGCATGAGCGGTGCCTCGGGCAAGGTGCCGGCCGCCATCCATGTCAGCCCCGAAGTGCTGGCCGGCGGCCCGCTCGGCAAGGTGCGCGACGGCGACCTGATCCGCCTCGACGCCGTGGCCGGCACGCTGGACGCGCTGGTGGACCCGGCCGAATGGGCCGCACGCGAGGTGACGGTCATGCCCCCGGCCCTGGCCGAGGTGCATGCACATGGGCTGGGCCGCGAACTGTTCGCCGGTATGCGACGCAACGTGTTGACCGCCGAGGAAGGCGCCTGCACCTGGCTCTGA
- a CDS encoding LysE family translocator has product MLTLFTAAIVLGFVFNAAPGAVFAETVRQGVHGGFKPAFAVQLGSLVGDALWAVLGLAGVGLLLQSPALRLPIGVAGVVYLLWLAWDSWRAANQEFKVDAGGAVEGRRALRAGVLLSVTNPQNIAYWAALGSAMGAVGVHQPTTTDYGVFFAGFMTSSVLWCFICAALVDRVFRGVGRHWARATYRACAVAFLALALSSLRDLVVSHQQTALPGQPPAQHGRP; this is encoded by the coding sequence ATGCTCACGCTGTTCACTGCCGCCATCGTGCTCGGGTTCGTCTTCAACGCGGCCCCGGGGGCGGTTTTCGCCGAAACGGTGCGCCAAGGTGTGCACGGCGGCTTCAAGCCGGCGTTCGCGGTGCAGCTGGGTTCGCTGGTGGGCGACGCCTTGTGGGCGGTGCTGGGGCTGGCGGGCGTCGGTCTGCTGCTGCAAAGCCCGGCATTGCGGCTGCCGATCGGCGTGGCCGGGGTGGTCTACCTGCTGTGGCTGGCCTGGGACTCGTGGCGTGCGGCCAACCAGGAGTTCAAGGTCGACGCGGGCGGCGCGGTCGAAGGGCGCCGCGCCTTGCGCGCCGGCGTGCTGCTGTCAGTCACCAATCCGCAGAACATCGCCTATTGGGCGGCGCTCGGCAGTGCGATGGGCGCGGTGGGGGTGCACCAGCCGACGACGACCGACTACGGCGTCTTCTTCGCCGGCTTCATGACGTCGTCGGTGCTCTGGTGTTTCATCTGCGCGGCACTGGTCGACCGGGTGTTCCGCGGTGTCGGCCGCCATTGGGCGCGTGCCACCTATCGCGCCTGCGCGGTGGCATTTCTGGCCTTGGCCCTGTCGTCGCTGCGCGACCTGGTGGTCTCGCACCAGCAGACTGCGCTGCCGGGGCAGCCGCCGGCGCAGCACGGCCGGCCCTGA
- a CDS encoding MarR family winged helix-turn-helix transcriptional regulator, protein MSKKRTDDAVQTAEVATPRGCTNLKLRQLTRAVGRHYDAAVGATGLKGTQYSLLSHVVLQGPVKPSVLAAQLKLDPSSLTRNLQPLAARGWVTQGPGDDARSRLVRATEAGIAKRAEAQRAWKQAQLAINARLGPARVVQLHALLDECLALLDEADAQAAAGE, encoded by the coding sequence ATGTCAAAGAAACGCACCGATGACGCAGTCCAGACCGCCGAGGTGGCGACGCCGCGCGGCTGCACCAACCTGAAATTGCGACAGCTGACGCGGGCGGTCGGGCGCCACTACGACGCGGCGGTGGGGGCCACCGGGCTGAAGGGCACGCAGTATTCGCTGTTGTCGCACGTCGTGCTGCAGGGGCCGGTGAAGCCGTCGGTGCTGGCGGCCCAGCTCAAGCTCGACCCGTCTTCGCTGACCCGCAATCTGCAGCCGCTGGCGGCACGGGGCTGGGTCACGCAGGGCCCTGGCGACGACGCACGCAGCCGGCTGGTGCGAGCCACCGAGGCCGGCATCGCCAAGCGGGCGGAAGCGCAACGGGCGTGGAAGCAGGCACAGCTGGCGATCAACGCAAGGCTGGGACCGGCGCGTGTGGTGCAGCTGCATGCGCTGCTCGATGAGTGTCTGGCCTTGCTGGACGAGGCCGATGCGCAGGCCGCGGCGGGCGAGTAG
- the pdxH gene encoding pyridoxamine 5'-phosphate oxidase: MSKIADLRKSYERAELDETAAGREPMQQFDQWLQEALAAHVPEANAMTLATVGPDGRPSTRVVLIKDYDARGIVWYTNYDSRKGRDLEHNPYAALQFHWVELERVVRIEGRVEKLSDAESDAYFHSRPLDSRIGAWASPQSQVIASRAVLVANAAKYSAQFALHPPRPPNWGGYRLLPDCWEFWQGRKSRLHDRLRYRLQDGAWLKERLAP, translated from the coding sequence ATGAGCAAGATCGCCGACCTTCGCAAGAGCTACGAACGTGCCGAACTGGACGAGACCGCGGCCGGCCGCGAGCCGATGCAGCAGTTCGATCAGTGGCTGCAAGAAGCCTTGGCGGCGCATGTGCCCGAGGCCAACGCGATGACCTTGGCCACGGTCGGGCCCGACGGCCGGCCCTCCACGCGAGTGGTGCTGATCAAGGATTACGACGCGCGCGGCATCGTCTGGTACACCAATTACGACAGCCGCAAGGGCCGCGACCTGGAGCACAACCCGTACGCGGCCTTGCAGTTCCATTGGGTCGAGCTGGAGCGCGTGGTTCGCATCGAAGGCCGCGTCGAAAAGCTCAGCGACGCAGAGTCGGATGCCTATTTCCACTCCCGCCCGCTGGACTCGCGCATCGGTGCCTGGGCGTCGCCTCAGAGCCAGGTGATCGCGTCGCGGGCGGTGTTGGTGGCCAACGCCGCCAAGTACAGCGCGCAGTTCGCGCTCCACCCGCCGCGCCCTCCCAACTGGGGCGGCTACCGGCTGTTGCCGGACTGTTGGGAGTTCTGGCAAGGACGGAAGTCCCGCTTGCACGACCGCCTGCGCTACCGGCTGCAAGACGGGGCCTGGCTCAAGGAACGACTGGCACCGTGA
- a CDS encoding gamma-glutamylcyclotransferase has product MPDPLPSRPPSDDAATLEVPAVRDPQALLQQTLQGWNPDEDMWVFGYASLIWNPEVEHTEHRLAKVQGYHRALKMWSRINRGTPGCPGLVFALISGGTCKGMVLRVPKAQALDELHKLWRREMPTGVYDPRWLPCHTAQGPVRALAFTLSRQSPNYTGNLPPQRLLQILSEACGRYGTTLDYVLRTDTCLRAHGIEDRAVAAVLSLARAHRLL; this is encoded by the coding sequence GTGCCCGATCCTTTGCCGTCCCGCCCACCGTCCGATGATGCCGCCACCCTCGAGGTGCCGGCGGTCCGCGATCCGCAGGCGTTGCTGCAGCAGACCTTGCAAGGATGGAACCCGGACGAGGACATGTGGGTGTTCGGCTATGCCTCGCTGATCTGGAACCCGGAGGTCGAGCACACCGAGCACCGCCTGGCCAAGGTGCAGGGCTATCACCGTGCGCTGAAGATGTGGTCGCGCATCAACCGCGGCACGCCGGGTTGCCCCGGGCTGGTGTTCGCGCTCATCTCCGGCGGCACCTGCAAGGGCATGGTGCTGCGGGTGCCCAAGGCGCAGGCGCTCGACGAACTGCACAAGCTGTGGCGCCGCGAGATGCCCACCGGCGTCTACGACCCGCGCTGGCTGCCTTGCCACACGGCCCAAGGCCCTGTGCGGGCCCTCGCCTTCACCCTGAGCCGCCAGAGCCCGAACTACACCGGCAACCTGCCGCCTCAGCGCTTGTTGCAGATCCTCAGCGAGGCCTGCGGGCGCTACGGCACCACGCTCGACTATGTACTGCGCACCGACACCTGTCTGCGGGCACATGGCATCGAAGACCGGGCCGTGGCGGCCGTCCTGTCGCTCGCCCGCGCCCACCGGCTACTGTGA
- a CDS encoding TonB-dependent receptor — translation MKSSVSGRRARLPALAVVATTVCLPSHAQTTATSDTRLPQVVVTGNPLGSRDLVAPVTALSGTPLLLRRGTSLGETLDGLPGVSSTYFGPNASRPVIRGLDGDRIRVLNNSGASLDASSLSFDHAVPIDPLVVERVEVLRGPAALLYGGSAVGGVVNTLDNRIPRSPIQGVSGTAELRGGGADRERGGAAMVEAGNGRFAVHADVFSRDTDDLRVPSYTPRADGEARARTDRVENSASDAKGGAFGAAYTSEQGHLGVSVDRYENDYGVVVEPEVNIRMQRDRYALSGERRELSGPLRALRVQFSHTDYRHDELEGAEVGTRFRTQGNDGRVELEHAPLGPWRGVLGLQFEQSRFSARGEEAFVPSTRSRQRALFLVEELAGTAGKLSAGVRVEQMRVASAGDEAGGDEEEEARFGPADERRFSLRSGSVGGLLNLAPAWQLSSNLSYTERAPTFYELYANGLHVATAAFERGDAQQRKERGAHLDVGLGWQHGPHSFKASAYTSRFSNFIALQGTGESVSEEGEEGETVSFPVYAFQGVRARFWGLELEGRRRLLDTGSTLDLDARADLVRAHNRDTGEPLPRIAPARLRVGLAWARAGWTARAEVDHAARQSRVPSDDVATDGYTLLNLSGTYRFKLGTSDALWFAKLNNVTDELGYNASSIRTVRELSPLPGRSLKVGLRVSF, via the coding sequence ATGAAATCATCCGTTTCCGGCCGCCGCGCGCGTCTGCCGGCGTTGGCCGTCGTTGCCACCACCGTTTGCCTGCCTTCCCATGCCCAGACCACGGCCACCTCCGACACCCGCTTGCCGCAGGTGGTCGTCACCGGCAACCCGCTCGGCAGCCGCGACCTGGTGGCCCCCGTCACGGCCTTGTCGGGCACGCCGCTGCTGTTGCGCCGCGGCACGTCGTTGGGCGAGACCCTGGATGGGTTGCCCGGCGTGTCGTCCACCTACTTCGGGCCCAACGCCAGCCGCCCGGTCATTCGCGGGCTGGACGGTGACCGCATCCGCGTGCTGAACAATTCGGGCGCATCGCTCGACGCCTCCAGCCTGAGCTTCGACCATGCGGTGCCGATCGACCCGCTGGTGGTCGAGCGCGTCGAAGTGCTGCGCGGCCCGGCCGCCTTGTTGTATGGCGGCAGTGCCGTGGGTGGTGTCGTCAACACCCTCGACAACCGTATCCCGCGCTCGCCGATCCAGGGGGTGAGCGGGACGGCCGAACTGCGTGGGGGCGGCGCCGACCGCGAGCGCGGCGGTGCGGCCATGGTCGAAGCCGGCAACGGCCGCTTCGCCGTCCATGCCGACGTGTTCTCCCGCGACACCGACGACTTGCGCGTGCCGAGCTACACCCCGCGGGCCGACGGTGAGGCGCGGGCGCGCACCGACCGCGTGGAGAATTCGGCCAGCGATGCCAAGGGCGGCGCCTTCGGCGCGGCCTACACCTCCGAGCAGGGGCATCTCGGCGTGTCGGTCGATCGCTACGAGAACGACTACGGCGTGGTGGTCGAACCCGAGGTCAACATCCGCATGCAGCGGGACCGCTATGCGTTGTCCGGCGAGCGGCGTGAACTGTCGGGGCCGTTGCGCGCACTGCGTGTCCAGTTCAGCCACACCGACTATCGCCACGACGAACTGGAGGGCGCCGAGGTCGGCACGCGCTTTCGCACCCAGGGCAACGACGGTCGCGTCGAACTCGAACATGCGCCCCTCGGGCCCTGGCGCGGCGTGCTCGGCCTGCAGTTCGAGCAGTCGCGGTTCTCGGCGCGCGGCGAGGAGGCTTTCGTGCCAAGCACGCGCAGCCGGCAGCGGGCGCTGTTTCTGGTCGAAGAACTGGCCGGGACGGCCGGCAAGCTGAGCGCCGGTGTGCGCGTCGAGCAGATGCGTGTGGCGTCGGCCGGCGACGAGGCCGGCGGTGATGAGGAGGAGGAGGCGCGCTTCGGGCCTGCCGACGAACGCCGGTTCTCGTTGCGCAGCGGGTCGGTCGGCGGCCTGTTGAATCTCGCCCCGGCCTGGCAGCTCAGCTCCAACCTCAGCTACACCGAGCGGGCGCCGACGTTCTATGAGCTGTATGCCAATGGCCTGCACGTGGCCACCGCGGCGTTCGAGCGCGGTGATGCGCAGCAGCGCAAGGAGCGGGGTGCCCACCTCGACGTCGGCCTGGGCTGGCAGCACGGCCCGCACAGCTTCAAGGCCAGTGCCTACACCAGCCGCTTTTCCAACTTCATCGCGCTGCAGGGCACGGGCGAGAGCGTGAGCGAGGAAGGCGAAGAAGGCGAGACCGTGAGCTTCCCGGTGTACGCCTTCCAGGGTGTGCGGGCGCGCTTCTGGGGCCTCGAGCTGGAAGGCCGCCGCCGTCTGTTGGACACGGGCTCGACGCTGGACCTCGACGCGCGTGCCGACCTGGTGCGGGCGCACAACCGCGACACCGGTGAGCCACTGCCCCGCATTGCACCGGCCCGGCTACGGGTGGGGCTGGCATGGGCACGCGCTGGCTGGACCGCCAGGGCCGAGGTGGACCATGCCGCGCGGCAGTCACGGGTGCCGTCCGACGACGTGGCCACTGATGGCTACACCTTGCTCAACCTATCGGGCACGTATCGCTTCAAGCTGGGGACGAGTGACGCGCTGTGGTTCGCCAAGCTGAACAACGTCACCGACGAACTGGGCTACAACGCCTCGTCGATCCGCACCGTGCGCGAGCTGTCGCCGCTGCCGGGGCGCAGCTTGAAGGTGGGGCTGCGGGTGAGCTTCTGA